The nucleotide sequence TCCCACGTGCCGCCGATGGCACTGCGGGCTTCCAGGACGGCGAAGCTCTTGTCCGGAAGTTCGGTGGAGACGCGGTAGGCGGCACCGATGCCGGAGAGCCCGGCGCCGACGATCACGACGTCGAGGTGTTCGAGGGAGGATTCCATAGGTCCATTATTCTGGGGTCGTCGGTCCTTCTGCTTGACTTCGCGCGACAGCTATTTACCCTTGGACGACATGGGCTCCGTGATCCGATCCGCAGGCATGCGCGGCTTCCGCGACGTCGTCGAACAGTTCGGGGGCGACGCCCAAGCGCTCACGGCGCAGTACCGTGTGCCCGTCGAAGCCCTCGACAGCGACGACGTCCTGGTGTCCGACGTCGCCATGGCCAAGCTCCTCGAGGGTGCGGCGCGCGTCCTGCCCTGCCCGGACCTCGGCCTGCGCATCTCCGAGTACCAGGACATCGGGATCCTCGGCCCGCTCGCCGTCGCCGTGCAGAACTCGCCCACCGTCGGCGCTGCCCTGGAGTGCGCATCCCAGTTCCTCTTCCTCCACAGTCCGGTGCTGCGCTTCACGATCGTGTCCGACCCGGAAGGACGTCCCGGCGATGTCGGCCTCTGCTACGGGTCCTCCGAGGGCACGCCGCCGCGGCAGGCCACGGACGCCATCCTTGCCTTCTCGCATCGGATGATCCGCTTCCTGGTCGACGGACCCTACGCCCTCCATTCGGTGCACCTCTCGCACACGCCGAAAGCTCCTGCCGCCCGGTACGCCGAATTCTTCGGCGCCGAGGTGCGCTTCGATGCCCCCGCGTCCCTGCTGCGCGTGCCCCGCAGCCTCCTCGACCGTCCGCTCGCCGGGGTCGACGACACGCTGCGGGAGATCGCGCTCGACTACCTGCACAGCCACTTCCCGGAGCCGGGTCGGGTGGTCGCTCCGCAGGTCCGGAACGCCATCGACCGTATGCTCGGCACCTCGCCGCCCCGCATCGACTCCGCGGCCCGGCTGCTGGGGATGCACCCGCGGACGCTGCAGCGGCGGCTCGCCGCGGAGGGCACCGCGTTCGAGGCACTGCTCGACGACGTCCGCCGCGACTCCGCGTTCCGGTTGCTCACACGCAGTGACCTGCCCCTGCAGCAGGTCGCGGGACTGGTGGGCCTGTCCGAGCAGTCGGCCCTCACGCGGTGCGTGCGCCGGTGGTTCGGGGCGACGCCCAGCGCGGTCCGTTCCGGAGCCGGCCCGTCGGTCCCGGCCGGGGCGGCGGATGCCGGCGCCTACACTGGCAAGCACCAGCGGGAGACCGGAAGAACGCAGGTCGGAAGGGGGAGCGGTGGGGATCACGAGCGCTGACGTGGCGCGCGAGAGCGGTGTCTCGAGGACCACCGTCAGCTACGTCCTGACCGGCCGTGACGGCGTCCATATCTCGGAGGAGACCCGGCGCCGCGTGCGGGAGACCGCGGTCCGCCTCGGCTACGCGCCCTCGGCTGCCGCCCGTGCCCTGCGCACCGGGCGCAGCGACCTCGTGCTGTGCATCCTTCCTGACTGGCCGGTGGGCCCGGTGATCGAGACCCTGCTGGATGAACTCGCCGACGAACTCTCGGGCCGGGGGCTGTCCGTGCTCGTTCACCACGGGCGGGGACAGCGCTCCCTGACCGACCTGTGGCGTGCCGTGACGCCCCGCGCCGTGATCGGCTTCGCGCCCTTCGCCGAGGAGGACCTTCACGCCATGCGGCAGGCGGGCATCCAGGTGCTCGGAACCCGCGGCGAGGAGCACCAACCCGACCCGGCCCTGCCGTCCGAGACCCAGCTGGAGATCGGCGCGCTGCAGGTCCGGCACCTCGCCGCACGGGGTCGGCGGCGTCTCGGCTACGCGTGGCCTGCCGATCCCCGGCTCGAGGTCTTCGCGCGCGACCGGCTCCTCGGTGTCCGGCGTGCCTGCGCAGCACTGGGCCTTCCGGACCCGGTGGTGCTGCCCGTCGCCCTCGATGCGCCGGCCGCCGCTACCTCGGTCCGCAGGTGGCGAGGGCAGGGGGTCGACGCCGTCGCGGCCTACAACGACGACGTGGCGCTCGCGGTCCTCGCGGGCCTCCGGGCAGAAGGGCTGTCCTGTCCCGAGGACTGCGGTGTGGTGGGTGTCGACGACATTCCGGCGGCGAGGCTTGCCGCGCCGCCGCTCACCACGGTGTCCCAGTCGATCGAACTGCAGGCCCGCTTCCTCGCGGCGCTCGTGCTGGCGGACCTCGACGGTTCGGCGGAGAAGCCCGGGCATCCAGGCCACGGGCTGCACCTGGTGGAGCGGGAGTCCGCCTGACGGTCGGTAGCGTCGCTGGCGTGCATCGACGACTCAACGGGGCGCGGCGGGGGATGCACTCAGCCGGCCAACCCGACCCGGGTGTACCGCCATAGGTTGGGACCCGGTCGCGGCGGTCCCGGCGCGAGGAAGGGCGGGACGCAGGAAGGGCCGGAGCAATGCTCCGGCCCTTCCCATCACTGCGATGTCGTAGCGCCTGACCCAGCGCCCGCCGTAACCCTGCGTTACGGGTAGCGCACCAGGTAGCTCGGCGTCCCCGTGTTCGCGTTGCTCACGGGAGCACCGGCGTCATTCACCACGTGGTCGATCGTGCCCGCACCGAGGTTCACGGTCAGCACGTGGTTGAGGACGACGCCCGGGGTCTCCGGCACCTCGAAGCCGTGCGAGGCATGGATGGTCGGGTCCACGTTGGTGAAGATGTACGAACCGCCGCCCCACAGGGTGTGGTGCTTCACGTCGTCGGCCACCTTGTAACCGGCCCAGCCGAGGACGCCGTCGTGCTGCCAGGCGGCCTGGTTCGGCGGATCGTAGGGGAGCTCGTTCTGGAAGAAGACCGTGCGGCCGTTCTCGCCGTTCCAGATCACGTTGTACTCCTGGTAGTGCTCCACAAAGAGGCCGGTGGCGGTGACGTTGTCGCCGTTCACGATCACACCGTTGCGCCCGGTGCTGACGTCCCAGCCGAAGGAACCCGCGATGCCGTGGTCGGCGCGCCATACCCAGGTGTGGTCGATCAGGACGTTGTCGCTGTTGACCTCGAGGCTGACGTCGGCCTTGCCCACGTGGGGGCCGCCGATCCGGAAGTAGACGTCGCTCAGCGTCGTCGGGTTCTGCGGGTCGCTGTGCGGAGCGCCGTTGTTGCCGTTCCTCGTGCCCACCTGCAGCAGGACGGGCGAGTTGACGGTGCCGCCGTCGATCGTCACACCGGCGATGACGACGCCGGGCACGTCCGCGACGCGCAGCGGGGTGGCGCCGTCCACGGCGGTGAGGGTCGCGTGGCCCAGGCCGAGGACCACGGTGTCCGCCCGCTTGACCGCGATGGTCTGCGCGATGTCGTAGACGCCGGGGGTGAGGAGGAGGTGCTTGCCGCGGGCGAGCGCGGTGTTGATGGCCTGCACGGAGTCACCGGGGCGTGCCACGAAGAACTCGGACAGCGGGATGGTGCGCCCCGCGGTCGTGCCGTCGCCCCAGGAGATGCCGCGCGAGTTCGATTGCGCGGCGGGCACACGGACGCCGTAGGCGCCCGAGGGATCCGCGACCAGGTATGGCTTCTCGCGGCTCACCGGGGTCTGGTTGAGTGTCGTGTACGGCGGGTCGGGGAACGTGCCGTCCGCGGGGGCGCCCTCCGTGCCGGAGAAGACGGCGTTCCAGACACCGTTGGACCAGCTGCCGATCTCACTGTTGCGGGTGAACCACTGCTGCTGGGAGCCGTTGACGATCGTGCCGGCTCTCGAGTCGGCCAGGTAGCCGCCACTCGCGAACTGGGGCCCGGCGGTGCAGTAGTCCATGAGCGAGAGGGTGCCGCCCGTGACGTTGACGCGTCGGAGGGACACAGCCTGGGAGACTGCCCAGAAGTTGGCCGTGGCCCGGCAGCCGTCCTGGCCCGCACCGTTGACCTTCAGCGTCAGGTTGGACAGCGTCCGCCAGAAGTTGTTGAGCGCGATGCAGTTGGTCGTGCCGTTGTCGTCGAGGCAGCGGTTGTAGACCTCGATCTTGCCGTTGATGGTGACGTCCGAAGGCGATGCACCCAGTCCGGCGACCTCGGTGTAGTAGCCCACCCGGAACTGCAGGGGCTGGGCGTCGGTGCCGTAGGTGCCGGGCAGGAACAGGAGGGCCTCCCGTTCGGTGCCCATCTCGTTGTCGATCTGCCGCGCATTGACGGCGTCGACCGTCGCCTGGATCTCGCTCACGGGCATGCTCGGGTCGAAGACGGTCACATTCGGCCCGAAGTCCGGCGTCGGAGCCGGGGTCGGGGGCGCCTTCTGGGCGACCGGCGTCGTGCCTGCGGGGTCCAGGGGTGCTGCGATGGCCGATGCTCCCGTGCCGGCAGCCAGGAGCAGGGTCACTCCGAGCGCCGCTGCCAGGCGTGTGCGCCCGGTCCTGGGAGGGTGGGGGATTGTCATGCGTAACGGTTCCTCTCCGTCGAGGTGGTCCTGCCGTTGGCGGCCCGGAAGTAGTGAATCGTGTCACTAGGGCCGTTCTGGAATTACATCCCCGGTCCGGAGCGAAGTCAAGATGGGCGCCGGCCATTGAAGGGATGCAGCACGGATGCTAAAGCTTGGGGGAGTGTTGCCGGCCCCGGTCGGTAACCGCGGCCCGTACCCGACCCGAGGAGATCCCATGGCAACGCCCGACGACGAAGAGCGCACCCTCAGCGAGTGGAGCCGCACCCTGGCCCAGGCCCTGCAGATCCTCGACCTCGAAGTGGACCACCCGAGGATCGTCGAGCTGGCGGAGCGATCCTCCTCCCTCGTGTCCCCGCACGCCGGGGCGATCAGCGCCTTCCTGGTCGGCTACGCCGCGGGCACCGTGACGACCGATGGCCGGGAGGAGACGAGTGCCGCCGTCGAGAAGGCCGCGAACACCGTGACGACCATCATCGCGAAGGACGAGGAGACGCAGCACGAGAAGGGCTGGACGGGGTCGGCGCAGTAGCTGCCGTCAGGCCGCTGCAGCGGTCCGGGTCCGCACTCCCGCCAGCCGTGTGAGCGTCCACACCAGCACGACGGCGACGGGCACGGCAGCGCCCAGGCTCAGCCCGGAGTAGCCCAGCAGCACCAGGGACGGGCCCGCGAGGGCCCCTCCCAGGGCGCCTGCCAGGTTCATGACGAGGTCCGACGAGCCCTGGACCGGCGCGCGCTCGGCGACGTCGACGGCGCCGGCCAGCAGGGCCGACGCCGAGACGACGCACGCGGACCAGCCGAGTCCGAGCAGGATCAGGCTCGCCGTCACCCACTCCTCCGACCCGGCGCCCCGCCAGGCGGTCAGGAGTGCCGCGAGCAGGAGTAGCTGCCCGCACAGGATGCCCTGCGTCTTCCCGAAGCGGTCCGCGATCCAGCCGAAGACGGGTGAGAGCGCGTACATCCCTGCCACATGCAGGCTGATGGTCAGTCCCACGATCGTCAGTCCCGCCCCGTGGTCGTGCAGGTGCACCGGGGTCATGGACATGACGGACACCATGGCGGCATGGCCCACCGCGATGCTGACGACAGCGAAACGCGCAGCAGGATTGCGGGCGAGGATGGCCAGTCCGCGCCGCCTCTCCGGCCGGCTCCCCGCCGGGCGGTCCGCTGCCTCGCGCTGCAGGGCGGTCAGGAGGGGGTCGGGGCGCAGCCCCAGCGAGTAGACCGCCGCAGCGGCGGCCTGCGCCGCCGCGGAGAACACGAAGCCTCCGCTGAGTGGGGGGATGCCGAGCACCCCCGCCAGGACCTGGCCGGGTTCGAAGAGGTTGGGGCCGAGAACCGCGCCGATGGTGGTGGACCAGACCACGACCGCGAGGCTGCGCCCGCGCGTGGCGTCGTCGGCGAGGTCCGTGGCGGCGAACCGTGCCTGCAGGCTTGTCGCCGACCCGGCGCCGAGAAGAACCAGTGCCACCAGCAGGAGCGGGAACAGCGAGAGCGAGGCTGCCGTGATGGCGAGCAGCGCACCGCAGCCGGCGACGACGGCGCCGGTTGCGAGACCTGTGCGGCGCCCCTTGCGCTGGGCGAGGGACGCGAGCGGAACGGCGGCCGCGGCGGCACCGAGCGTGGACATGGTCGCGGCCATGCCGGACCAGGCGCTCGAGCCCGACGTCTCGGCGGCGAGCAGCGCCCCGAGGGACAGGGTCGCCCCGGCTCCGACGCCGCCCAGGATCTGGGCGACGACGAGGACGCGGATGACCCGGCGCTGCTGGTCCCGCGGGTCGTGCTCCCGGCCCCGCTGCTGGTCCTGCTGCTGGTCCGGCTGATCGTCCTGCCGCCGATTCATCGGCCCGCCCCTCGTGGTTGCTGGAACGGGAGCAGTCTAGCGGCGCGGTGGTGCCGCCGCGCCGGGCGGCCGGTCCGCTCCGGCCGCCGGGGTGCGTGGTGGGGTCGTCCGGGACCGGTTAGGCGTTGGCGGCCTCCGCGTTCTTCACCGGTGTCGCGTCGGCGGCGACGGGGAAGCCGTCCGCCTCGGCGTCGGGCTCCTGTGCGGTCGCTGCGGCGTCGTATTCGGAGGGCGGGGTGTGGGTGCTCGGCTCGAAGCGCACGATGATCTGCTTCGACGTCGGCGTGTTGCTGCCCTGCGCCACCTCGTCGAGGGGCACCAGCACGTTGGCTTCGGGATAGTACGAGGCGGCACACCCCCGCGCCGTCGGGTACGAGACGACGCGGTAGGCGCGGAGGACGCGCTGCACGCCGTCGTCGTACACGCCGTGGATGTCGACGTTCTGGCCGTCCTTCAGGCCCAGTTCGGCGATGTCCTCCGGGTTGATGAACACCACGTGCCGGCCCTTCTTGATGCCCCGGTAGCGGTCGTTGTTGCTGTAGATGGTGGTGTTCCACTGGTCGTGGGCGCGCAGCGACTGCAGGATCAGGGTGCCCTCGGGTCGCTCGAGGTACTCGAGGTCGTTCACGGTGAGGACGGCCTTGCCCGTCGGCGTGTTGAAGGTACGCGAATCGCGCGGCCCGTTCGCCAGGATGAAGCCGCCCTCCTGCCGGATCTTCCGGTTGTAATCCTCGCAGCCCTCGACCACGTGCGAGATGTGTTCGCGGATGAGGTCGTAGTCCTTCTCGAAGCCCTCCCAGTCCGCATCGATCTTCCCGTCGATCGAGGCACGGGCGAGGCGGCTGATGATCGCCGGTTCGGAGAGCAGGTTCTCGGAGACGGGCTCGACGCTGCCCCAGGAGGGGTGCACCGCGCACACGGTGTCCTCGACCGAGACGAACTGGACGCCGGTCTCCTGGCGGTCGATCTCGGTGCGGCCCTTGCACGGCAGGATCAGGGCCTCCTTGCCCGTCACGAGGTGCGAGCGGTTGAGCTTGATCGAGATCTGCACCGTCATGTCCGTGTTCTCGAACGCCTTCTCGGCCACCTGCGTGTCCGAGATGGCCGCGACCAGGTTGCCGCCGAGGGCGACGAGGACCTTGACCTCCCCGTCGCGCATGCGCTTGATGCTCTCGACGGCGTCCGCACCGTGCTCGCGCGGGGGTTCGAAGCCGAACTCCTTGCCGAGGGCGTCCATGAACGTGGGCGGCATCTGCTCCCAGATGCCCATGGTCCGGTCACCCTGGACGTTGCTGTGGCCGCGGATGGGGGAGGCGCCGGCGCCCGGCTTGCCGATGTTGCCGCGCAGGAGCAGGAGGTTGATCATCTCCTTGATCGTCGCGACGCCCTTCTTCTGCTGGGTGATGCCCATCGCCCAGGTGATGATGACCTTGTCGGCGGCGAGGTAGCGGGCGGCGAGTTCGTCGATCTCCTCCATGCGCAGGCCCGTGGCTTCGAGCACCGTGGCGTCATCGAGCTTCAGCAGGTACTCGCGCAGCTCGTCCAGGCCCTCGCAGTGCTCTTCGAGGAAGGCGTGGTCGAGCACTGTGCCGGGGTTCTTCGCCTCGGCCTCGAAGACGCGCTTGGACACCGCCTGCAGGAGCGCCATGTCCCCGCCCAGCCGGATCTGGAGGAACTGGTCCGCGATCTCGGTGCCCTTGCCGATGACGCCCCGGACCAGCTGCGGGTTCTTGTAGCGCTTGAGGGAGGCCTCGGGAAGGGGGTTGACCGCGACGATCTGCCCGCCGTTGCGCTTGCAGGCCTCGAGTTCGGTCAGCATGCGCGGGTGGTTGGTCCCGGGATTCTGGCCCATGACCATGATGAGGTCGGCGTTCTGGTAGTCGTCGAACGTGACGGTTGCCTTGCCGATGCCGATGGTCTGGCCCATGGCCCAGCCGGAGGACTCGTGGCACATGTTGGAGCAGTCGGGCAGGTTGTTGGTGCCGAAGCCGCGCGCGAACAACTGGTAGAGGAACGCTGCCTCGTTCGACGTGCGGCCGCTGGTGTAGAAGGCGGCCTCGTCCGGCGAGTCGAGGCTCTTGAGCTTGTTCCCGACGATCTCGAAGGCCTCGTCCCAACTGACGGGCCGGTAGTGGTCCTCGCCGGCAGGCTTGTACACGGGCTCCACGATGCGCCCCTGCATGCCCAGCCAGTAGTCGGAGTGGGAGCGCAGGTCACTGATCGAGTTCTCGGCCCAGAAGTCGGAGGAGATGACCACAGGAGCGGCTTCCCAGGTCACGGCCTTGGCGCCGTTCTCGCAGAACTCGAACGTCTTGCGCTTGTGGGGGTCCGGCCACGCGCAGCTGGGGCAGTCGAAGCCGTCCTTGTGGTTCATCTTGAGGACGGTCTTCAGCGTGCGCTCCACCCCCATGTGCTCGAGGGCCGGCTTCATGGAGTAGTACACGCCGGGAAGGCCGGCCGCCCACTCCTTC is from Arthrobacter burdickii and encodes:
- a CDS encoding AraC family transcriptional regulator translates to MGSVIRSAGMRGFRDVVEQFGGDAQALTAQYRVPVEALDSDDVLVSDVAMAKLLEGAARVLPCPDLGLRISEYQDIGILGPLAVAVQNSPTVGAALECASQFLFLHSPVLRFTIVSDPEGRPGDVGLCYGSSEGTPPRQATDAILAFSHRMIRFLVDGPYALHSVHLSHTPKAPAARYAEFFGAEVRFDAPASLLRVPRSLLDRPLAGVDDTLREIALDYLHSHFPEPGRVVAPQVRNAIDRMLGTSPPRIDSAARLLGMHPRTLQRRLAAEGTAFEALLDDVRRDSAFRLLTRSDLPLQQVAGLVGLSEQSALTRCVRRWFGATPSAVRSGAGPSVPAGAADAGAYTGKHQRETGRTQVGRGSGGDHER
- a CDS encoding LacI family DNA-binding transcriptional regulator — translated: MGITSADVARESGVSRTTVSYVLTGRDGVHISEETRRRVRETAVRLGYAPSAAARALRTGRSDLVLCILPDWPVGPVIETLLDELADELSGRGLSVLVHHGRGQRSLTDLWRAVTPRAVIGFAPFAEEDLHAMRQAGIQVLGTRGEEHQPDPALPSETQLEIGALQVRHLAARGRRRLGYAWPADPRLEVFARDRLLGVRRACAALGLPDPVVLPVALDAPAAATSVRRWRGQGVDAVAAYNDDVALAVLAGLRAEGLSCPEDCGVVGVDDIPAARLAAPPLTTVSQSIELQARFLAALVLADLDGSAEKPGHPGHGLHLVERESA
- a CDS encoding adenylyl cyclase; the encoded protein is MTIPHPPRTGRTRLAAALGVTLLLAAGTGASAIAAPLDPAGTTPVAQKAPPTPAPTPDFGPNVTVFDPSMPVSEIQATVDAVNARQIDNEMGTEREALLFLPGTYGTDAQPLQFRVGYYTEVAGLGASPSDVTINGKIEVYNRCLDDNGTTNCIALNNFWRTLSNLTLKVNGAGQDGCRATANFWAVSQAVSLRRVNVTGGTLSLMDYCTAGPQFASGGYLADSRAGTIVNGSQQQWFTRNSEIGSWSNGVWNAVFSGTEGAPADGTFPDPPYTTLNQTPVSREKPYLVADPSGAYGVRVPAAQSNSRGISWGDGTTAGRTIPLSEFFVARPGDSVQAINTALARGKHLLLTPGVYDIAQTIAVKRADTVVLGLGHATLTAVDGATPLRVADVPGVVIAGVTIDGGTVNSPVLLQVGTRNGNNGAPHSDPQNPTTLSDVYFRIGGPHVGKADVSLEVNSDNVLIDHTWVWRADHGIAGSFGWDVSTGRNGVIVNGDNVTATGLFVEHYQEYNVIWNGENGRTVFFQNELPYDPPNQAAWQHDGVLGWAGYKVADDVKHHTLWGGGSYIFTNVDPTIHASHGFEVPETPGVVLNHVLTVNLGAGTIDHVVNDAGAPVSNANTGTPSYLVRYP
- a CDS encoding DUF6457 domain-containing protein — its product is MATPDDEERTLSEWSRTLAQALQILDLEVDHPRIVELAERSSSLVSPHAGAISAFLVGYAAGTVTTDGREETSAAVEKAANTVTTIIAKDEETQHEKGWTGSAQ
- a CDS encoding MFS transporter, which produces MNRRQDDQPDQQQDQQRGREHDPRDQQRRVIRVLVVAQILGGVGAGATLSLGALLAAETSGSSAWSGMAATMSTLGAAAAAVPLASLAQRKGRRTGLATGAVVAGCGALLAITAASLSLFPLLLVALVLLGAGSATSLQARFAATDLADDATRGRSLAVVVWSTTIGAVLGPNLFEPGQVLAGVLGIPPLSGGFVFSAAAQAAAAAVYSLGLRPDPLLTALQREAADRPAGSRPERRRGLAILARNPAARFAVVSIAVGHAAMVSVMSMTPVHLHDHGAGLTIVGLTISLHVAGMYALSPVFGWIADRFGKTQGILCGQLLLLAALLTAWRGAGSEEWVTASLILLGLGWSACVVSASALLAGAVDVAERAPVQGSSDLVMNLAGALGGALAGPSLVLLGYSGLSLGAAVPVAVVLVWTLTRLAGVRTRTAAAA
- a CDS encoding FdhF/YdeP family oxidoreductase: MTRKEPRVEEVDEKDLKVEKRPKEWAAGLPGVYYSMKPALEHMGVERTLKTVLKMNHKDGFDCPSCAWPDPHKRKTFEFCENGAKAVTWEAAPVVISSDFWAENSISDLRSHSDYWLGMQGRIVEPVYKPAGEDHYRPVSWDEAFEIVGNKLKSLDSPDEAAFYTSGRTSNEAAFLYQLFARGFGTNNLPDCSNMCHESSGWAMGQTIGIGKATVTFDDYQNADLIMVMGQNPGTNHPRMLTELEACKRNGGQIVAVNPLPEASLKRYKNPQLVRGVIGKGTEIADQFLQIRLGGDMALLQAVSKRVFEAEAKNPGTVLDHAFLEEHCEGLDELREYLLKLDDATVLEATGLRMEEIDELAARYLAADKVIITWAMGITQQKKGVATIKEMINLLLLRGNIGKPGAGASPIRGHSNVQGDRTMGIWEQMPPTFMDALGKEFGFEPPREHGADAVESIKRMRDGEVKVLVALGGNLVAAISDTQVAEKAFENTDMTVQISIKLNRSHLVTGKEALILPCKGRTEIDRQETGVQFVSVEDTVCAVHPSWGSVEPVSENLLSEPAIISRLARASIDGKIDADWEGFEKDYDLIREHISHVVEGCEDYNRKIRQEGGFILANGPRDSRTFNTPTGKAVLTVNDLEYLERPEGTLILQSLRAHDQWNTTIYSNNDRYRGIKKGRHVVFINPEDIAELGLKDGQNVDIHGVYDDGVQRVLRAYRVVSYPTARGCAASYYPEANVLVPLDEVAQGSNTPTSKQIIVRFEPSTHTPPSEYDAAATAQEPDAEADGFPVAADATPVKNAEAANA